ACCGGCCGGTACCGGCCATTAGCGGCGCCAGAGCGGGCCTGCAGGCCCGCGGGTCCGGACAGACCCGACCCGCATTGTAAGGGAGCCCCGCCGATTTCCGAAGGCTTCAGCCGGCCGCCGGGGTGCCGGTGTCGCGCTCGCCCGACGCCTCGCCGCCAGCGTCGCCGCCGGCTGCGGCCGGCTCCTCGTCGGCCACGCCCGCGGCGTGCTCGGCGGCTTGTTCGGCCGCTTCCTCGGCAGCGGCTTCAGCCGAGATCTCCGCGGCTTCCTCGTCGCTTTCCAGCTCTTCCTCGGGGACTTCGCCTTCACCGGCGAAGATCTCGAGCACCCGGCACGAGACCTCCAGCGTGATCTCGTCGGTCTCGCCGATCTCGAGCAGCACCTGGGTGCCGCGCTGCGCCTGCACCAGCTCGGGCACGCGCGTGACCAGCGGGATCTCGGTAAAGCGCACCGCGCCTTCCTTGAGCACCGACGCCACCATGCGCTCGCGGTTTTCCTGCTTGAGCCAGCGCAGGCACCAGTAGCGCTCCATGGTCGACTGGTGGTCGGCATAGGCGGCGTAGGTGCCTTCGAAGTCGGCCACCGCGGCCAGCAGGTCGGCGTCCTTGGGCTTGAACGGCGCCACCAGCTTGGCGGTCACGCCATGCTGGGCCACCGCCAGGATCTGCCACTGGTTGACCAGGTCGACATAGCGGCGCAGCGGCGAGGTGCTCCACGCGTACTGCGCCACGCCCAGGCCTTCGTGCGGCGCGGGGTAGGTTTGCATGCGCGTGCGGTGCATGCCCCACGCCTTTTGCGTGCGGTAGATGCCGGGCACGCCATGGTCGGCCAGCAGCTTGCCCCAGGTGCTGTTGGCCAGGATCATCATCTCGGCCACGATCTTGTCCAGCGGCGAGCCGCGCTTGCGCTGCTCGATGCGCACGCGCTGGCTGCCGTCGGCCTGGTCGTCGAGATAGAAGTTGAAGTCGGCGCGGTTATGCGTTTCGGGGCGCAGGCCGCTGGCCAGGCGCGCCTTCTGGCGCTCGTCGTACAGATAGCCGGCAAAGTGCCACAGCCGGGTCAGCGCCTCGCGGAACGGGTAGTCGCCGGTGCCTTCGGCGAACGAGGCCTCGGTGATGACATCGTCGAGCAGGTTGTGGCGCAGGTTGGCGGCGATCGGCACCATCTCGGCGCGGGTCTCGCTGCCGGTGATCAGCCACACCGACGGGTCCACCGTCACGTACAGCGACAGCGCCGGGCACACCCGGCCTTCCTGCAGCGTGTAGCGCTCGACCACCGGGTCAGGCAGCATGGTGATCTTGTCGCCCGGGAAATAGACCGTCGACAGGCGCTGGCGCGCGATTACGTCGAGCGGCTCGCCGCGGCGGATGCCCAGCGCCGGCGCGGCGATATGGATGCCGATGCGCAGCTTGCCGTCGGGCAGTTGCGTCACCGACAGCGCGTCGTCGATCTCGGTGGTGGTGACGTCGTCGATCGAGAACGCCTCGACCTCGGCCAGCGGCAGGTCGGCCGGCGGCTCGGGCACGTCGGTATCGGGAAAGCCGGTGCCCTTGGGAAAGCACTCGGCGAGGAACTTGGCCTCGTGCAGCGCGCGCGCGCTGGCGACGCCGCCGGCGGCCACCATCAGCCGCATCGGCGACATGCCGAGCGCGGTGCAGGCGGCGTCCATGGCCTTGTATTCCAGGCTGTTCTTGTCGGGCTTGAACAGCAGCTGCAGCACCTTGTTGCGGAACGATTCCGGCAGCGTCAGCGCCTTCAGCTGGTCTTCATATTCGGCCTGCACCAGCGCCTGCTGGCGCTTGCGCTCGAGCGCGGCCAGCGCGGCCTTGAGCTGGTCTTCGGGCGCGCGCTGGTAGCGGCCGCGCCCCTTGCGGCGGAAGTACACCGGATTGCCGTGCAGCGCCATCGCCAGCGCCGCCTGCTGCACCGCGCCGGGCTCGGCGCCGTAGTATTCGGCGGCCAGCTCGGCAAAGCCGAACTCGGCCTCGGGCGCGCATTCCCACAGGAAGTCCAGGTCGATCTCGGCCACCAGCTCGCCGGTCTGGCGCACCAGCTCGGGCGCCGACGGCTGCGCGAACTGCAGCAGCACGTCGCGCGACTTGACCTTGGTGCGCTTGCCGGCCGGCAGCTCCACCTGGTAAGCCTCGCCCTGCTGGTTCAGCACGGTGCCGGCGCGGATCTCGCCGCCTTCTTCGAACAGCAACTGCATCGATCGGTACTTTCAACTATGCGCGGAACCGCGCCGGGCGGCCTTGTGGCCAGCGCTGGAGCGGATCCTGTGGGAGAAATGGTGCCACTGCGGGTGCCACCGCCGGTGCCACCGCGCGCACCCGGACATCAACGCGTGCGAACGGGAACGGGTGCGGGGCGAGGGCCTGTCTGCGGCCCGTCGTCGGCCTGCCGGTGACCGGCAAGGCCCCGGCCTGAGACCTGGCATGATACCGCACCCCGGTCCGGCCGCCCGCCGGGCTCAGAGCGACATGCCGCCGCTGGCCTCGATCGCCACGCCGTTGACGTAGCTGGCGTCGTCGCTGGCCAGGAAGGCGTAGATGCTGGCGATCTCGGCCGGCTCGGCCAGCCGGCGCAGCCAGCACGACGACTTCATGCCGTCCAGCACCTTGTCCGGCACGGTCTGCAGGATCTCGGTATTGACGAAGCCCGGGCACACCGCGTTCACGCGCACGCCCTTGGGGCCCAGTTCGCGCGCCCAGGTCTTGGTGAAGCCGATCACGCCGAACTTGCTGGCGGCGTAGTTGGTCTGGCCGAAATTGCCGTACAGGCCGACCACGCTGGAAGCGTTCAGGATCACGCCCTTGCCCTGCTCGGTCATCAGCCCGGCCACGGCCTGCGCGCAGTTGAACACGCCCTTCAGGTTGACGTCGATGACGGCATCGAACTGGGCCTCGGTCATCTTGGCCAGGCGCGCGTCCTTGGTGATGCCGGCGTTGTTGACGAGGATATCGATACGCTGGTGCGCGGCCAGCACGGCGGCGACCATGGCGTCGACCTCGTCGCGGCGCGTCACGTCGACGCGGTAGGCCGATACGGTGGCGCCGGTGGCCGCCAGCCTGGCGGCGGCCTCGTGCACGCGCGCTTCCTGCACGTCGCACAGCACGACGATGGCGCCGTCTTCGGCAAAGCGCTGCGCGGTGGCAAAGCCGATGCCGGCGGCGGCACCGGTGATGATGGCAACCCGACCCTGCAGTTTCATCTCGTGGTCTCTTTCGTGGTTTCGGTAGTGTGTGTCGAAACAGGGCTTCGGTCTGTGGTCCGCATATATTTGGGATGCGGAACCGCCTCGGTCCCCGGGGATGGCCGCGACAGCAGGTCCGGCAGGAACACTTCTGTCACGAGCATGACGCCGCCGCCGCGCCGGAACACCGAGCGCCGCGCGGTCAGCATGGGCACGGCCGCCATGTCCGGCAGCACGCGGTGCAGGGCCTGGCGCAGCGGGTGGTGCGGCAGCAGCCGCGCAAACTGGAACGGCTCGCGCCGCACCGCCGGATCGACGAACAGGCGCCCGCCCAGCGGGCGCTCGCCCAGCCCGCGCAGGAACGGCCAGTCGCGGCGCGCATGGCGCAGCCGCACCACGGTGTGGGCGAATATGGCGGGAATGTCGTCGCAGATCAGCAGCACCTCGCGCGTCAGCGCGGGAGTGCGATCGGCCTGGCCCAGCGCCTGCCATTCGTCGGCGAGCGGGCGCTGCGGCGCCTGCAGCAGCCGCGCCACGCGAAAGCGCGCGGACGCGGCCACCAGCCGCGCCGTCAGCGAGCCGTCATCGCCGGTAACCCAGCGCCGCAGGTTGGGCGTGATGGCCGCATCGAAGGCCAGATGCGGGCTCCAGCCGCCGCGGCGCACCGACTGCGCGCTCATGCCGCGCCGGCGCCGGCGGGCACCTTGCCGCCCGGGCCATAGCCGCAGAAGGCGAGCACATCGTCGACGTAGTCGGCAAATTCGCTGATGCCGTGGTCGCTGCCCTCGATCACGCGGATGTTCGCGCCGGGGCATGCCTGCACCATTTCGCGGTAGTCCAGCACCTCGTCGCCGGTGGCGGCAATCAGGTAGTAGCGCTCGGGCCGGGTGATGGTGTCCACGCGCAGGTCCAGCAGTTCCTGCAAGTGGCGGCGTTCGACCGTGACCGAACCGCCGCCGTGCCACAGCGGCTGTTCGCCCAGGTAGCTTTCGAGGTCGGTCCAGGGATGGATGGCGGGATTGAGCAAGACGGTCTTGCAGCCGTGCTGCTCGCCCAGCCAGCGCGCATAGAAGCCGCCCAGCGACGAGCCGACGATGGCGATGTCCTGGTCGCCGCCCGCCCGCGCGGCGCGAATCGCCGCCTCGGCCTGCGCGATCGCCAGCGCCGGCGAGACATTTAGCGTGGGGCAGGCGTAGTAACGGCCCACGCCCCACTCGCGCATGCGCGCCTGCACCAGCTGGGCCTTGAACGACTGGGGCGAAGAGCGGAATCCGTGCAGATACAGCAGCATGGCGCGTACGGTCAGCCGGCCGTGCCCTGGGCCAGCGCGTCCAGCAGCTTCTGGTGCACGCCGCCGAAGCCGCCGTTGCTCATCACCAGCACATGGTCGCCGGGCCGCGCCGCGGCGCGCACCGCCTGCACCAGCGCGCCCAGGTCCTGGAACGCGGTGGCCGTGGCGCCCAGCGGCGCCAGTGCTTCGGACAGGTCCCAGCCCAGCGCGTCCTTGCCGGCGGGAGCGCCGTAGCCGAACACCAGGTCGGCCTGCTCCAGGCTGGCCGGCAGCTGCGCCTTCATCACGCCCAGCTTCATGGTGTTGGAACGCGGCTCCAGCACCGCCAGGATGCGGGCCTTGCCGACGCGGCGGCGCAGCCCGTCCAGCGTGGTCTGGATCGCGGTGGGATGGTGGGCGAAATCGTCGTAGACCGTGACGCCGCCGGCCACGCCGCGCACTTCCATGCGGCGCTTGACGTTGGCGAAGCGCGACAGCGACGCGATGGCCTGCGCGGCCGGCACCCCGACATGGCGCGCGGCGGCGATCGCGGCGAGCGCGTTCATGCGGTTGTGGGTGCCCTGCAGGTCCCACACCACCGTGCCTTCGACGGCGTCGCCGAACCACACATCGAACGCGTCCTTGCCCGGCGCCGCCTCACTGCCGGCAGCGTCGCTCTCGCGCCAGTCGCCAACGCCGAACTGCTCCACTTCGCTCCAGCAGCCGCGCTCCAGCACGCGCGCCAGGCTCTCTTCGACGCCATTGACGACGATCCGGCCCTGGCCAGGCACGGTGCGCACCAGGTGATGGAACTGGGTCTCGATCGCGGCCAGATCCGGGAAGATGTCGGCGTGATCGTATTCCAGGTTGTTCAGGATGGCGGTGCGCGGGCGATAGTGAACGAACTTGCTGCGCTTGTCGAAAAACGCCGTGTCGTACTCGTCGGCCTCGATCACGAAGAAGTCCGATTCGGTCACCCGCGCCGAGATGCCGAAGTTCTGCGGCACCCCGCCGACCAGGAAGCCCGGGTTGTAGCCGGCGTCCTCGAGGATCCAGGCCAGCATCGAGGTGGTGGTGGTCTTGCCGTGCGTGCCGGCCACCGCCAGCACCCACTTGCGCGCCAGCACGTGCTCGCCCAGCCATTGCGGGCCCGACACATAAGGGAGGTTGCGGTCAAGGATGGCCTCCATCAGCGGATTGCCGCGCGAGACCACGTTGCCGATCACGAACAGGTCCGGCTCCAGCGACAGCTGGGCGGGGTCGAAGCCCTCGATCAGTTCGATTCCCTGGGCTTCGAGCTGGGTGCTCATCGGCGGGTAGACGTTGGCATCGCAGCCCGTGACGCGGTGGCCGGCCTGCTTGGCCAGCACCGCCAGGCCGCCCATGAAGGTGCCGCAGATGCCAAGGATATGAATATGCATGGGTTCCCGGAAAGACTTGAAGCCCGCAGGCGTGGGGATTCGGGCCCGGCGGCGCGGCGGCTGGGTTGGAGCCGTGTCGTGCGGTGCGGCGGCCGGGCAGGAAGCCTCCGATTGTACCCGAGCGCCAGCGCCCTTCGCTGCACTGCGGCAGCGCGCGCACCGCGTGCGCGGACGCCTCCGGTATCATGGGGCATGAACCGACGTACCGCCCCAGACCCCACCCGCCTGCGCGAGGAAATCGCCCAGGCCGCCGCCCGCATGATCGCCGAGGACGGTGCCGACTACGCCACCGCCAAGCGCAAGGCCGCGCGCCAGGTGCTGGGCGAACAACGCGTGCCGGGCGAATGGCTGCCCGACAACGAGCAGGTCGAAGCTGAAGTTCGCGCCTACCAGGCGCTGTTCCACGCCGACAGCCAGCCGCGCGTGCTGGCGCTGCTGCGCCGGCTCGCGGTGATGGCAATGCACGACCTGGCGCCGTTCCGGCCGTATCTGGTCGGCGCGGTGCTCAACGGCACCGCCACCGAACACTCCGATATCTATCTGCAGTGCTTCTGTGACAGCGCCAAGGATGCCGCGCTGCACCTGATCAATGCCGGGGTCGACTTCGAAACCAGCGAAAGCCGCCACTTCGGCGGCCGCGGCGAGGTCGAGACCCTCAGCTTCCTGTGGAAGGGCCAGTGGCCCGACCGCCGCGAGGCGCGCCTGCTGGCCGGCGAGGTCCGCGCGGAACTGGGTGCGCCAGTCGGCATCCATATAGCCCTGTATGATGCGGTCGATGAACGCGGCGCCATGCGGACAGACGCCTCCGGGCGCGCGGTACGCGCCGATGTGCAGGCCGTGCAAGCCCTGGTCGATGCCGCTGACGCCGCCGGCAACGCCTGAAGCCCCTACTTATCTTTACGGGTCCCAGCCATTCCATGACTGATACCATCGCCCCGCCCGCCCGCCGCTCCCGCCTCTGGCTGTGGATCGCTGTCGCCGTGATCGCCTGTGCCGCCGGTGCGCTGGCCGGGCATTTCGTCTTTTCGCCCAAGCCAGCCAATGACCAGGCCGTCGAAACCTTGTTCCAGTCGCGGCTGCCCGACCCGGCTGGCACGGAACTCGATCTGGGCAAGCTGCGTGGCAAGACCGTGGTGGTCAACTTCTGGGCGCCGTGGTGCGGACCGTGCGTCGAGGAAATGCCGGAACTGACTGCCTTGCATGAGGAGTTCAAGCATCGCGAGGTGGAATTTGTCGGGATCGGTATCGATTCGGCGGCGAACATCCAGCAGTTCACCCAGAAGGTGCCAGTTGCGTACCCGCTGGCGGTGGCGGGATTTGCCGGCACCGAGTTGTCCCGCAATTTCGGCAACAGCGCCGGCGGCCTGCCCTATACCGTCGTCATCAATCCGGACGGATCGGTGAAGTATCGCAAGATGGGCCGGGTCACCGCGGACGAACTGCGTGCCGTGCTGCCGCGCACCTGAGCCACTTCTTGCACCAACATCGCGGAATTTCGGCTTTCTTCAACGATTTGTTTCGGCTGAAGACCGCTCAGGTGCGAAAGTGCTCAAAAGGCCGCCGAGAGCGCGCCAAGGGCCGTCGAGGCCTGTATTGCGCGCTAGACAAATCCCTCTAAGCTACGGTAATCTCCGCGCAATTTCGTTGATCTGGTCGAGCCGCCGTGACTGCATCCCGCTCTATCCGTCGCTCACCCCGCTACCGCAAGGTGCTGGTCCTGCACGGGCCAAACCTTAACCTGCTGGGGACGCGCGAGCCGGAGACCTACGGGCACACCACGCTGGCCGATATCGACGCGGCCCTGGCCGAACGCGCGGCGAAAGCCGGCGCGGCGCTGGAGACGTTCCAGTCCAACCACGAGGGAGCGCTGGTCGACCGCATCCATGCCGCCCGCGCGGAAGGGGTCGAGTTCATCATCATCAACCCGGCTGCCTATACGCATACCAGCGTGGCGTTGCGCGATGCGCTGGCTGGCGTGGCGATCCCGTTCATCGAGGTGCACCTGTCGAACGTGCACCGGCGTGAAAGCTTCCGGCACCACTCCTACTTCTCGGACGTGGCGGTCGGGGTGGTCTGCGGGCTTGGCTGGCAGGGTTACCTGCTGGCGCTGGACTATGTACTGGGCCAGGAGCAGCCCCCGCCCGACGGTTCGGGGAGCTGAACCCCCACAAGGATTTTTTCGACAACCTGCGCGCGCTGCCCGGCGGCCTGCGCCCGTTGGCGTGCCTCGGCACGGCGGGCGCGGATTTCCGGTGGCCGGCACAACGATTGTTCCGCCACGGCCCGTCCCGGGCAGCGGCGGAAAACCCGATTCAGGAGGATAAAAAGATGGACCTGCGCAAGCTGAAGACGCTTATCGACCTGGTGGCCGAATCCGGCATCTCCGAGCTGGAAGTCACCGAAGGCGACGGCAAGGTACGCATCGTCAAGCAACCGCCGCAAGTCGTCGCCGCGCCGATGACCATGCCGCAGATGCAGGCCCTGCCCGCCGCCGCGCCTGCCGCGGCCGCCCCAGCCGGCGCCGCCGCGCCGGCTGCCGAACCGGTTGCGCAGCTGCCCGCCGGCCATGTGGTGACCTCGCCGATGGTGGGCACGTTCTACCGCGCGCCGTCGCCCGGCGCCGCGCCCTTCGTCAACGTCGGCGATTCGGTCAAGGAAGGCCAGACCGTCTGCATCATCGAAGCCATGAAGCTGCTCAACGAGATCGAGTGCGACAAGGCCGGCGTCATCAAGGAAATCCTGGTCGAGAACGGCCAGGCCGTGGAATACGGCCAGCCGCTGTTCGTCATCGGCTGATCCTGACCGGCATGCCGGCCCCGGGGCTGCCGCCGGCCGCGCAAGCGGCCTCCTGCGGCCCGTCCCGCGCGGCATGCCGCGGCGCTTTGGGCGCCAGGGACGTTGTGGGCTTCGCGGCCCGTTCCGTGCAGTTCCATGCAGTTCCCGCAGTATCGCGGCCCGGGTGGCCACAGGCCACCGCGGAGCGCGCCCGGCGCATCATGGCGCCGCGCAGCGGGACCGCTACTGTTCTCGCAGAGAGAGACCATGTTTGAAAAAATTCTGATCGCGAACCGCGGCGAAATCGCTCTTCGCATCCAGCGCGCCTGCCGCGAACTGGGCATCAAGACGGTCGTGGTGTACTCCGAGGCCGACAAGGAGGCCAAGTACGTGCGCCTGGCAGACGAAGCCGTCTGCATCGGCCCGGCCCCGTCGCCGCTGTCGTACCTGAACATGCCCGCCATCATCTCGGCCGCCGAGGTGACCGACGCGCAGGCCATCCACCCCGGCTACGGCTTCCTGTCCGAGAACGCGGACTTTGCCGAGCGCGTGGAAAAGTCCGGCTTCGTCTTTATCGGCCCGACCGCCGACAGCATCCGCCTGATGGGCGACAAGGTCTCGGCCAAGCAGGCCATGATCAAGGCCGGCGTGCCGTGCGTGCCCGGCTCGGACGGCGCCCTGCCCGACGATCCCAAGGAAATCCTGGCGACCGCGCGCCGCGTCGGCTACCCGGTGATCATCAAGGCCGCCGGCGGCGGCGGTGGCCGCGGCATGCGCGTGGTGCATACCGAAGCCGCGCTGATCAACGCCGTCAACATGACGCGCGAAGAAGCCGGCCGCGCCTTCGGCAATCCCGAGGTCTACATGGAGAAGTTCCTCGAGAACCCGCGCCATGTGGAAATCCAGATCCTGGCCGACCAGCACAAGCAGGCCATCTGGCTGGGCGAGCGCGACTGCTCGATGCAGCGCCGCCACCAGAAGGTGATCGAGGAAGCTCCCGCGCCGCATATCCCGCGTCGCCTGATCGAGCGCATCGGCGACCGCTGCGCCGACGCGTGCAAGAAGATGGGCTACCGCGGCGCCGGCACCTTCGAGTTCCTGTACGAGAACAACGAGTTCTACTTCATCGAGATGAACACGCGCGTGCAGGTCGAGCACCCGGTCACCGAGATGATCACCGGCATCGATATCGTGCAGGAGCAGATCCGCATCGCCTTCGGCGAAAAGCTGCGCTTCCGCCAGAAGGACGTGCAGTTCCGCGGCCACGCGGTCGAATGCCGCATCAACGCAGAGGACCCGTTCAAGTTCATCCCGTCGCCGGGGCGCATCACCGCCTGGCACATGCCCGGCGGCCCGGGTGTGCGGGTCGACTCGCACGCGTATGATGGTTACTTCGTCCCGCCCAACTACGATTCGATGATCGGCAAGATCATCTCCTACGGCGCCACGCGCGAGCAGGCCATCGCCCGCATGCGCATCGCGCTGTCGGAAATGGTGGTGGACGGCATCCAGACCAACGTGCCGCTGCACCGCGAGCTGATGATGGACGCCAACTTCGTCGAGGGCGGCACCAGCATCCATTATCTCGAGCATCGCCTGGCAGAACGCGCGAAGGCCTGAGCACCGGTCCGAGCAACCCGCAGCAACAGAAGGAAGCCCGTGGCATTTCAGGAATGTGTGATCGAAGTGGCGCAGGACCAGGCCGAAGCCTGGTCTGACGCCCTGTTCGACCTCGGCGCGCTGTCGGTCTCGGTGGAAGACGCCGACGCCGACACGCCCGACGAGCAGCCGCTCTTTGGCGAGCCCGGGCTGGAACCGAAGCAACTCGCGTGGAACCGCTCGCGCGTGGTCGCGCTGTTCGGCGACGATGCCGATCCGGCCGTGGTGGTGGCGGCCGCCGCCAACCAGCTCGGCATCGACCCGGTGCCGGCGTACCAGCTGCGCGCGGTCGAGGACCAGGACTGGGTGCGGCTGACGCAATCGCAGTTCGAGCCGATCCGCGTGGGCGAGCGCATCTGGGTGGTGCCGTCGTGGCACGACGCGCCCGAGCCCGACGCCGTGGTGCTGGAGCTCGACCCGGGCCTGGCCTTCGGCACCGGCAGCCATCCCACCACGCGGCTGTGCATGCAGTGGCTGGAGCAGAACCTGACACCAGGCGAAACCGTGCTCGACTACGGCTGCGGCTCCGGCATCCTGGCGATCGTCGCGCGCAAGCTGGGCGCGGGCGACACGGTCGGCATCGACATCGACCCCAACGCGGTGGAAGCGTCGCGCTACAACGCCGAGCGCAACCGCGTCGAGGCGTCGTTCGCGCTGCCGGAATCGGTGTCCGACGCCAGCTACGACCTGGTGGTCGCCAATATCCTGTCCAACCCGCTCAAGCTGATGGCCGCGATGCTGAGCGCGCGCGTGCGCGCCGGCGGGCGGCTGGTGCTGTCCGGCGTGCTCGAGCGCCAGGCCGACGAAGTCGCCGCGGCCTATGCGCCGTGGTTGCCGCTGACGGTGTGGCGCAGCGAGGAAGGCTGGGTCTGCCTGCACGGCACCCGTCCCTGATTGCGCCCGATGGCCGCCGTCAAGCTAGTCACGCGCTGCCCGGCCTGCCGCACCGCCTTCCGGCTGGTCGCCGACCAGCTGCGGCTGCGCCAGGGGCTGGTGCGCTGCGGCCAGTGCGAGACGGTGTTCGACGCGCGCGAGCACCTGATCGAGATCCCGCTGCCGGCGGGCAACACCGCGGGCAGCGCTCCGGCACAGAAGCCGGCAGCGCCTGCCCCCGCTGCCGCCGACACCACCGCGCCGCCGGCATCGTCACAAGCACCGGCACCCGCGCCGACGCCCGCCCCGACTCCCGCCTTCACCCCGACCATCGATCCCGGCTACGACGTGCCGGCGCTCGATGCGCCGACCATGCTGATGTCGTCGCCCGAGGACATGGCCGCGCCGCCGCAGGCTGGCATGGACGATGCCGAGATCGAGCGCGCGCTGCGCGAAGCCAACGCGGCGGTCGCCGACCGCGATGCGCGCGACGCGCAGCGCCAGGCCGCAGGCCCGGTCGTCGAAGCAGCCCCATCCCCGGCACCGGCACCGGCGGCACAGCCGCCCGCGCCGGCAACCGCCTGGCCGGCACTCGATCACGGCGCACTCGATAGCCCGGCCGGTAAACCCGCGGCGCCGGCTCCCGGCGCCATCCCCAGCGCGAGCGAATTCCTGCGCGCGGCATCGGCCGATCAGGCATCCGAGTCGGCGCCGTGGCCGGAGCAAACGCGGCGCCCCGCTGACCCGGCTGCGGCCGCCACGCCGCCGAACGCATCGCCCGCGGTCGGCGAGCAGGACGAAGCGCGCGCCGCCGGCCCTGACACCCTTGGCAGCGTCACCGGTGGCGCGGTCGCGCGCGAGCAGGCGACGCGCCGCTGGGTCCGCACCGAAGCACCGGCCGGCCCGGTGTTCGCCCCCGACTTCCTGCGGCACGCGCGCGAGCGCGAACGCGAACGCCAGCCGCGCCGGCCCATTGCGGTGCCCAGCGCCGCGTGGCGCGCGGCAGCCGTGGTACTCGCCATCGCCGCGCTGTTGCAGCTTGCCTACCTGGGACGCAGCCAGCTCGCCGGGCACTTTCCGATGCTGCGCCCGGCACTCGAGGCGGCATGCGCGCCGCTGGGCTGCACCGTGCCGCCGTGGCGCGACATCGATGCGCTGCGCATCGAGAGCTCGCAGCTGCAGCGCCAGGATGAAGGCGGCGACACCTACCTGCTGGCCGTCACGCTGCGCAACCTGGGCCGCGCCAGCACTGCGCTGCCGGCGATCGAGCTGGTGATGACCGACCTGCAGGACCAGCTGCTGCTGCGCCGGGTGCTGCAGCCCGCCGAATACCTGGAGCCGTCGCAGCAGGCCTTTGCCGCGCAAGGGCTGCGCGCGGGCATGGAGCTGCCGGTTCGGGTACGATTCCGGACGCAGCAGGCGCCAGCCAACTATCGCGTGCTGATTTTTTATCCCTGAATTCCTGGCCCGCTGCCTGACCGAATCCGAGTCCGGCGGCGGGCCTTGC
This Cupriavidus nantongensis DNA region includes the following protein-coding sequences:
- a CDS encoding ribonuclease catalytic domain-containing protein; this encodes MQLLFEEGGEIRAGTVLNQQGEAYQVELPAGKRTKVKSRDVLLQFAQPSAPELVRQTGELVAEIDLDFLWECAPEAEFGFAELAAEYYGAEPGAVQQAALAMALHGNPVYFRRKGRGRYQRAPEDQLKAALAALERKRQQALVQAEYEDQLKALTLPESFRNKVLQLLFKPDKNSLEYKAMDAACTALGMSPMRLMVAAGGVASARALHEAKFLAECFPKGTGFPDTDVPEPPADLPLAEVEAFSIDDVTTTEIDDALSVTQLPDGKLRIGIHIAAPALGIRRGEPLDVIARQRLSTVYFPGDKITMLPDPVVERYTLQEGRVCPALSLYVTVDPSVWLITGSETRAEMVPIAANLRHNLLDDVITEASFAEGTGDYPFREALTRLWHFAGYLYDERQKARLASGLRPETHNRADFNFYLDDQADGSQRVRIEQRKRGSPLDKIVAEMMILANSTWGKLLADHGVPGIYRTQKAWGMHRTRMQTYPAPHEGLGVAQYAWSTSPLRRYVDLVNQWQILAVAQHGVTAKLVAPFKPKDADLLAAVADFEGTYAAYADHQSTMERYWCLRWLKQENRERMVASVLKEGAVRFTEIPLVTRVPELVQAQRGTQVLLEIGETDEITLEVSCRVLEIFAGEGEVPEEELESDEEAAEISAEAAAEEAAEQAAEHAAGVADEEPAAAGGDAGGEASGERDTGTPAAG
- the fabG gene encoding 3-oxoacyl-ACP reductase FabG; protein product: MKLQGRVAIITGAAAGIGFATAQRFAEDGAIVVLCDVQEARVHEAAARLAATGATVSAYRVDVTRRDEVDAMVAAVLAAHQRIDILVNNAGITKDARLAKMTEAQFDAVIDVNLKGVFNCAQAVAGLMTEQGKGVILNASSVVGLYGNFGQTNYAASKFGVIGFTKTWARELGPKGVRVNAVCPGFVNTEILQTVPDKVLDGMKSSCWLRRLAEPAEIASIYAFLASDDASYVNGVAIEASGGMSL
- a CDS encoding chorismate--pyruvate lyase family protein — protein: MSAQSVRRGGWSPHLAFDAAITPNLRRWVTGDDGSLTARLVAASARFRVARLLQAPQRPLADEWQALGQADRTPALTREVLLICDDIPAIFAHTVVRLRHARRDWPFLRGLGERPLGGRLFVDPAVRREPFQFARLLPHHPLRQALHRVLPDMAAVPMLTARRSVFRRGGGVMLVTEVFLPDLLSRPSPGTEAVPHPKYMRTTDRSPVSTHTTETTKETTR
- a CDS encoding YqiA/YcfP family alpha/beta fold hydrolase, with protein sequence MLLYLHGFRSSPQSFKAQLVQARMREWGVGRYYACPTLNVSPALAIAQAEAAIRAARAGGDQDIAIVGSSLGGFYARWLGEQHGCKTVLLNPAIHPWTDLESYLGEQPLWHGGGSVTVERRHLQELLDLRVDTITRPERYYLIAATGDEVLDYREMVQACPGANIRVIEGSDHGISEFADYVDDVLAFCGYGPGGKVPAGAGAA
- the mpl gene encoding UDP-N-acetylmuramate:L-alanyl-gamma-D-glutamyl-meso-diaminopimelate ligase — protein: MHIHILGICGTFMGGLAVLAKQAGHRVTGCDANVYPPMSTQLEAQGIELIEGFDPAQLSLEPDLFVIGNVVSRGNPLMEAILDRNLPYVSGPQWLGEHVLARKWVLAVAGTHGKTTTTSMLAWILEDAGYNPGFLVGGVPQNFGISARVTESDFFVIEADEYDTAFFDKRSKFVHYRPRTAILNNLEYDHADIFPDLAAIETQFHHLVRTVPGQGRIVVNGVEESLARVLERGCWSEVEQFGVGDWRESDAAGSEAAPGKDAFDVWFGDAVEGTVVWDLQGTHNRMNALAAIAAARHVGVPAAQAIASLSRFANVKRRMEVRGVAGGVTVYDDFAHHPTAIQTTLDGLRRRVGKARILAVLEPRSNTMKLGVMKAQLPASLEQADLVFGYGAPAGKDALGWDLSEALAPLGATATAFQDLGALVQAVRAAARPGDHVLVMSNGGFGGVHQKLLDALAQGTAG
- a CDS encoding TlpA family protein disulfide reductase; translation: MTDTIAPPARRSRLWLWIAVAVIACAAGALAGHFVFSPKPANDQAVETLFQSRLPDPAGTELDLGKLRGKTVVVNFWAPWCGPCVEEMPELTALHEEFKHREVEFVGIGIDSAANIQQFTQKVPVAYPLAVAGFAGTELSRNFGNSAGGLPYTVVINPDGSVKYRKMGRVTADELRAVLPRT
- the aroQ gene encoding type II 3-dehydroquinate dehydratase produces the protein MTASRSIRRSPRYRKVLVLHGPNLNLLGTREPETYGHTTLADIDAALAERAAKAGAALETFQSNHEGALVDRIHAARAEGVEFIIINPAAYTHTSVALRDALAGVAIPFIEVHLSNVHRRESFRHHSYFSDVAVGVVCGLGWQGYLLALDYVLGQEQPPPDGSGS
- the accB gene encoding acetyl-CoA carboxylase biotin carboxyl carrier protein encodes the protein MDLRKLKTLIDLVAESGISELEVTEGDGKVRIVKQPPQVVAAPMTMPQMQALPAAAPAAAAPAGAAAPAAEPVAQLPAGHVVTSPMVGTFYRAPSPGAAPFVNVGDSVKEGQTVCIIEAMKLLNEIECDKAGVIKEILVENGQAVEYGQPLFVIG